The genomic DNA TACCTTTTATTGACAAAGCTTAGGGAGCTGGACAGAGACAGACCGGCCACTCTATACTTggaattaaaatacttactaagtTAATTGTAAGGTGTtacattgataattttaaatatttagtaaaTATGATAtttgtcggacgacgctcagtgggtaggcccgctacaaggtggaccgacgatctggtgaaggtcgcgggaagccgctggatgcgggcagcgcaggaccgatcgtcgtggagatacttgggggaggcctatgcctagcagtgagcgtcatacggctgatgatgatgaaatatgatATTTATAATGAGCCTTTTTTGTAAACTTCTTTATCATCGATTTCGTCATCATTTAGTCATAATTCTAGTGTGACTATGATTAAACTTccatcaataataaataatacgattAAAAATCATATATCCGCCTATTTGATTAAAGTTTGAATTTCAATTCCACCAATATAAATATAGCTTCTTCTATTACTTTACCCACTAAATATTAAACCCAGGGGCGCCAACATTTCcatcaaaatattattactCAATgccttatttattaatattacaacTAACATAACtattatagttatttattacttattaaaattgtaATCATCTGCCTACAtcgtgatcaaaataaattggtAATGCTCTTTAAACAAGATACACGTATCATAATTAAGTAACTGTTGGGTAAGTTAGGTACCATGTAGGTATTTGGAGAACACTGCTGCGCCAGTGCAATAAACGGCCTCGCTCTGAACGCACGTAGTTTCATTTATAACACGTGGCGACGATCGGTTtaattacatacctactcaCGCAATAAAAGTTGAAGttgtaataaatattcataatgaACAGTGCTATCGGGAATTTACCTTGTTACGAAGTAGGAAGTGATTGGCGAGTTTTTAAGGAAAGATTAAAAATTTGGTTAGATGTGAATACCGTCAAACAAGAAAGCAAGGAATTTTCGAAGAGCGAATGGCACCGGGCTGTGTTACTCAGCGCACTCAACGAAACGGCGTATAAGTTGGTACGCGAATTAATTGCTCCGAAAACAGTGACGGAGTTGTCGTATGACGAGATTATAACTGCAATAGACAAGCACCTTTTGCCAAAAAAATCTCTGTTTGCGGAGCGGCACCATTTTCACAGTGCGACACAGAGGGTTGGCGAGGAATATGCACATTGGGCCGCACGAGTTCGTCGCTTGTCTACGGATTGCGAGTTTGGTTCAGTTGTCGATGAAATGTTGCGGGATCGCTTTATACTGGGTATGCAACCTGGTGCGGAACGCAATAAATTGTTCTTAGAAGAACCGAAAGCGTTGACGCTGAATAAAGCACTCGACATAGCTGTGTCGGTACACAGCGCGAGACAAGCGGCGAGGCAGTCAGAGTCGGCGCCGGCGGCGTCGGCGGTGGGTACAGCGCAGGCGCAGCTCGCACTTGCGGACGTGTATAGGGTTGCTGCAAGTTCGTCTAACGGTGTACAGTGTGAAGTATGCGGGTATAAAAATCACAGTGCCGAAAAGTGCAGATTTAAAGGCTACAAGTGTAAAAATTGCGGGCTTAAGGGCCATTTAAAGCGCATGTGTAAAAGCGATAAGCGCGTAAATATGTTACAAGTTCAATCTTCTGACGGAAGTAACGATGATGACGGTAAGGACGTGAACATTTATAATATTCGTAGTGTTCGTGGTGAGGCCATGAAGTTGTCCGTCGTTGTGGGGGGAGAAACCGTACAATTTGAAGTTGACAGCGGTTCTTGTGCCACTGCAATACCAATCGGTATCTACGAATCTCGTTTTAGAAATTTTCCTTTAATAACTccgaaaatagttttaaaatcgTATACGGGAGAAATTCTAGATACAGTTGGTAGTATTAACATACCTGTTACATACGAAAGAGAAACGAAGAATCTTGATATTTATATAGTCAATAATGCCGGGCCAGCCCTATTAGGTAGGGATTTCTTATCAGCGTTCAAATTACAACTTTGTAAGGTAAATTATTGTGCGGCACAGTCGGAGGTACATTATTATGAGAGTAAATACCCTCACCTGTTCTCTGATAAATTAGgttgtttaaataaatttaacgtAAAATTAACGCTTAAGCCGAATAGTCAACCGATTTTTTTTAGACCACGGCCGGTGCCGTTTGCGTTGAGGGACAAAGTTGAAAAGGAACTCGATAAGTTGGTAAACTCAAATGTAATAGAACCGGTTGACCATTCCGATTTTGCGAGTCCAACGGTCGCTGTCTTAAAGCATAATGGAGAGATACGGTTGTGCGCGGATTACTCAGTAACCTTAAATAAAGTGTTACAAATCGAAAAGTACCCTTTACCAAAAACAGATGAATTATTTAGCAAATTACATGGTGGGCAACAATTTTCGCAGTTAGACTTAAGCAAGGCctacttacaattaaaattagaagaGGAATCTCAATTGTTGACAACAATAAACACCCACAAaggattatttaaatttaaaaggtTGGTGTTCGGACTTTCTAGCGCGCCCGCCATTTTCCAAAGAACGATGGAGGAGTTATTACAGGGTATCGATGGGGTTATCTGTCTACTGGATGATGTATTAGTAACAGGAACTACAAAGGAACAACATTCAGATAGATTAGAACAAGTTTTTAGTCGGTTGCAGGACGCGGGGTTGGTACTGAACAAAGATAAATGTCATTTGTTTATGGATAATGTGACTTATCTGGGATTTGTTATTGATAAAAATGGAGTCCATAAATCACCAGAGAAGATCAAGTCAATGTTAATGGCAAAGGAACCTAGTAACGTACAGGAATTAAAGTCTTTCCTGGGTTTGATTAATTATTACAGGAGGTTTGTGCCGAATGCATCTTCCATTCTTAACCCTTTAAATCGTCTTTTGCAACAGGGAGTCCAATGGCGTTGGACAGAGGAGCACCAATCAGCTTTTAGACGGATTAAAGAAGAATTAGCGTCGGAAAGAGTTTTAGCTCATTACAAtccggctcttaaattagtgctaACTGTAGACGCGTCCCCCACAGGTTTAGGCGCGATACTAGCACAAGTAGAAAACGAAGTCGAACGGCCGATAGCTTACGCCTCTCGTTCCCTAAATAGTGCTGAAAAAGGTTACAGCCAAATCCAAAAAGAGGCAACGGCTATTATTTTTGGAATTCGTAAATTTCATCAATATCTGTACGGATTAGAAGCACCTTTCATTCTCCGTACAGATCACAAACCGttgatgtttatttttcatcctCATAAAGGAGTCCCCGAAGTCACAGCAAATCGGTTACAGCGGTATGCGTTGTTCCTTAATAGCTATAACTATGAGATTCAATATGTACAAAGCGCCAACAACTGTGCCGATTATCTAAGTCGATCAGCTGTGAGCGCATCGCCGCCGGCTGATAGTTGGTCGGACACGTCACCGCAACCGGTTTACGCGCCGGCCGATACAGCTACTTACATTTGTTTTGTTACGGATGGAGATTTGCCTATAACGTTAAGCGAAATGCGAGTTGAAACAGAGAAAGATACACTTTTACGTTCGGTAAAAAACCTAATATTATCAGGGTGGCCTAAAAAGATCACAGACAAGGACCTGCATCTGTTTTTCAACTGTAGGCATGGCTTGTCATTCGAGGGAGGGGTGATTATGAGGGGACATAAGATTGTAGTTCCTTTTAGTTTACGTAACAGGATCTTAGATGAGTTGCATAGAACGCATTTAGgtattaataaaatgaaatccGAAGCCAGGTCTAGATTTTGGTGGCCGAATATAGATCTAGAGATTGAGTCTAGAATATCTGGTTGTCAAATCTGTATGCAACTAAAAACTAATCCTCCGCGCGTACCATTAACGCCCTGGCCTTTCCCTCGCGCCCCGTGGGACCGAGTACATTTAGATTTCTTTGGCCCGTTACATGGGAAAATGTTCCTCATTGCTGTAGACGCCTACACGAAGTGGGTAGAGTGTTTTCCATTGAATAATAATTACTCCACGGCGGTTGTTGTTGAAAAGTTAGAAGAAATTATGTCTCGGTTTGGGGTAATGCGTGTCTTAGTAACTGATAACGGGACATCGTTCACGTCTAGGGAATTTCAGGATTTTTGTACGCTTAATGGGATAAAACATGTAACTTCGCCGACATATAATCCAGCAAGCAATGGTCAGGCAGAGATATATgtgaaaattgtaaaaaatatttaaaaagtcaaTTATTAGAAGGCAAAaccataaataatattaaccgACGTTTATTAGAATTTTTATTCAGATATAGGAACTCTAAACACACAACGACGGATAAATCACCGGCGGAGCTATTGTTTGGACGTAATTTACGAACAAGACTGGATGGCTTGAACGTTCACACGGAAAAATCAACGTCACTTCCGTCAGATACCTTACTACATGAAATTGTTCAAGGGAAACAGTGTTTGCAAACTAAGTATTACAAAGGGAATAGAAATGTAAATCTAGATATAAGTGACAGTGTGTTAGTAAAACTTAATAATCATAACAGATGGTATAAAGGAATTATAAAGAGCAAGATTGGAAACAGTTTATTCGAAATTTTTATACCAGAACttaaccaaaaaataaaaaagcataaGAATCAGATATACAAGTTAAAAGTGACTTCAGAGACCGCAGACGCCAAGGCCAAGTCATGCGGTGAAGAATTACAATGGGAGTTATTGCAATCACCTTCGGAAGCACCTAGAACGACCAATTCAGAGGCAATGCGAGAAGAAATGTCTAGTGGGGAAGGATCGGTATTAGACAGAGTCTCGGGAAGAGAGTGTGGCACGACATCAGAGGGAGCAGACACAGCCGAGCCTCCAGCACCGGGGCCCGCCGAGCTTCCGGGACTCGCAGCAGGCACAGGGTGGCGTTCAAGATTAAGAGATATTCCGCGGTTTGATTATAGcccttatttttagtttttaaggaTTTAAGGTGGAGGGATGTTGGGTAAGTTAGGTACCATGTAGGTATTTGGAGAACACTGCTGCGCCAGTGCAATAAACGGCCTCGCTCTGAACGCACGTAGTTTCATTTATAAcagtaactattattattaagagcTAAATATTAGTCTCACAAAGAGGGACTTTCTAGACTAAGttaatcaaaaacaatatagatgacgtACTAACGAAAAAAAAAGGATCAaagaataaagtattttatctatctatgacgctgaaaatattttccttcgtttaaccttctaatttcctggataacagacatatgcatattttatctatatttttgaGTATgaatgatgactctttttattacacccaggcacaattacatctttccacccattattcacATTCATAACATGGTGCGTTTTAACGTACCACGAGCTGCTCGACAGCGATCATTACGAACCCGCCCGGTGTTCGCGCCTATTAGCAGTCGCACAAACGCTGGTAAGCGCGCGCCGCTCAACGCGCTCATGACATCCTATAATGTTCATTTCCAGGATATTGTCATTTTCTCACTGCCTGCGCCTACATTTAGAACCTCAGTACTAAATAAAATCGGTGCTATGAGCGGCTGCAGTTTAACCGGCCAATCGCATAATCAGTAGGTACTTAAGATTTCTGTTaggttaaagaaaaaaaacggACTGTAGGGATGGCGCATTGTTACTGTGATCTGTTTCAGTTTATCAATTCGACACACCCAAGAATAAAAcctataattacataaataacgtTGAGCCTACTAACACTGGCGCCATCCACCTGggaaatttatttcaatatttcaatattatatacttaaatagaaacTGTACCTATTGTCATATGCCTACATTTACGTATAGTTATACATAACTGCGTATAGTTATACGTAAATGTGGGTATAGTTGTCAGCACGCATCTTAACGAGAtcctaaaaatgtaaactgtataCATAAGCTGTGGATAATGTAGTTGGTTGcatgttaagataaattttgttttaagctattacaatttgtaacattataatatgtaactgtttgttatcccaaataaataaaaaaaaaaaaaaaattcaatctatctatctatctactcagcctctttcacgccatcttttccggtcctgtgcaagtagTAAAAATAATCGCTCTTGTAACACATGGTAGGGCCCTATATCCCAGGTGTGTCATGGCTCAGTAAACACGTGCTAAGGATGTCCATGCATCCGCTAAACTGAGGACCAATTTGATggggtaagtttttttttaatccaaccAATTGGGGttgaaagtttatttatgttaagGTTATTTTTTGTACTTGGTTGTTGTGCATGTTTGTGTAGGTGTGGAGATGTTGATGagtgtatttattttagggTATAGTGTAGTGGCCATGTTTGGAGAATGCGTGACTTACAACGTAGTGTCAGAGTTTCGAATCTCGGCTCGAAAGCAGTGAATATGACTTTGATTTTGGATTCATATTTGGAACATAgataatttaaatgttaaaCCGAGTGAGAGTCCCcagctccccgtttgtccggccaagtagttaatgccatttgcggcaaatctacaataagtcacgtgacaAAAGAAAAGTCATAGATAATTTATGTATGTCACGTGGTTTGTATGATTTCTACCCGCTTAAAGTTAATAGGCTTGCCTCTATTACATAGAAGTAAAACGCATaatgtcgaattcagtggtttatagcccaagccgggattcaaacccgtgaacATACGATGTGagccacgcgttctccgaacagggcaaTCACGGATCACGGCtattgtatttgttttattaaacgtacctatttatattttaagaaaataaaaatatatttttactccTCATTTAACGTAGGACTTCTAAGTATTTTTCTAAGAATTAATTCTATACAAAGGTAACTACTTAAATGTTGAATATGAACACAGAACGTAAGCActtttaagataatttaattattCTGTAAGAAACACAAATTTTATGGAGCTTATCGTGAAAGTATGATTATATTTTTCCGTTTATTTGCGTTTTGTTACCTTTGCCGAGTTCTTGTGTTATTTGTGACCTCCATTTATTATTTACCTGTAacaaaagtgaaaaaaataacattattttttgtaacacaGCATTAcacaagtaattaaattacataataccgggttcttatcgcgttaatATCAGGGATATCAAcatagcacttgcaacagtgttgaaatatcgggagtctcatatccctgattagaacgcggtaaaaacccggtattaatgttttaattatgataataaccgcgtaaacctcaaacaatgtataacacaCGTATCTTCGAAGAAATGGGCAaaggtgtatattatatactgtcacgagcattaatatgtatacactttggtaccatgtcacattaacttttttgacgaattgaactgtaagtctcactaaatgtcaaatatgttagtgcgacagagtcctaaagtgggtacattatattgctcatgactgtacacccactcttcgccatcTATGTTTATGTCCCATGTACGGTCAggagtaataatatgtatacactttgaaaccatgtcacattaacttttttgacacattaaaccgtaagtctcattaaatgacaaatatgataagTGTGACAGGGTTCCAAAGCGGGTACATgaaattgctcatgactgtaggcaacaaggggcgagcctattgccattaaccataCATTACAACCATacattacacatacacacacacacacacacacacacacacacacaatcaccTATAATTTGTTACCTATAGATAGTATGTAAGTTACTTTTGGTTGTTTGTTTTGCTTATTTGTAGTACCTACAATGAGTTTTATCGGGAAGAGCGGTGTCTCCTGATACAGGCGctacgcttaaaaggaggctccaatcacctataatagtgtattggttttctacaaataaagtattttgtattttgtattaacCGGGCAGAAATCTTAGAAATCGCCTCAATAAAGACATTTCATAATGTGCATtctttatacagagtgttagtgacatcgtaacgaaaactttaagagaTGACTCAGACcctgtttctgagttgatatcaagtggaatttaccgtcgcaaaagtacactgaaaataataaaaaaaaaacacaaaagttttcttgaattttccgacagcaaattccacttaatatcaactcaaaatcatggtctgactcaccccctcagtattcgttacggtgtcactaacgcccatacctacttgtatggctacctgcatGCACTTGTATGctgtataagtgacatcgtaacgaatactgagggggatgagtcagaccgaatagtcacacaaaaacaagaacAAACATAAATCACGCTTGTATATTGAAggggtacatctatcgcaagatgaactaagtacccacaccttaccgagctttctgttaaaccgacgatataaaaaataataaataattttgtttgttaGTTTTTGAAGAGACGATTGCGACCATATTTTGAgcaagaaaattaaataagaaCAACAAAAATGACTGACTTTGATTATAACGAAAGGTGACAACCCTATTAATCGCaataacttaatataataatataaataataaatccgCCTTCAAAGCTTAAGTTGCTGAATATTCATGTCGTATTGACAGCAAAATGAAATGTTTTGATCACCCGTCAACATCGtatttagtattataattacttcATGTCACAACATACATATTCAAACAGTCTGATAACATAATTAAAGGGCGATACTTTAATAGAAAGTACATTTCTCGAACTCATTCATAGCGTTGTCTTTATAGAGTTGCTACTTAatatactgtttatatttattatctccACCTGTCAACTGATTACAAACAAACTGACAAGTGCACTTGAGCTTGTAACCGTCTCGTTGTTGAAATTTGTGTAATGACTGATGAAATGATAACCTGTTTGATATAtgaactttttatttaaatgtcgAGAGgtgtttaaattacttactgtACCTCtggttaagtctcttttgtaactatctTACTTTTTATTCGTCTTATGGTTGAGAAGAAATGGCTATAAGCAGTGGCAGTACTCAAATAGAAACTTGTTTTGCACTGGGTTTTCCCTTGACGGGttcgaaagttttttttttgacatgacttattgtagggttgccgcatatggcattatctacttggggagcgctgagggctctgacccggtacaaaattaaaacaacaggcctgagggtgaggGTGCCCACGTGGGCCACATGGGCGCGAACTAAGCTCAGGGCGTCGGCTGAGAGCTagtttatatacatatacataacaccggtaaatatttaattcagaAAAACAACTAATAATAATCTCATAATCTAATAATTTCTATAGTGACTAGCAAAATGGAAAGAGACGCAAATAGTTGCTATTGACAATTCCGACACTCAATACAGAAGTCTTATTTAAACTGTGTGACGTCTTTTCGGGAAGCAAGACGGACAGTCCGCGCACGCGCCTCTCTTCTTACCGGCTTACAGTAATTTaggctaaagtaagactgaaaAGGGGTGACGTAAATCTAACTCGCCGCCCGATATGAATTTGTACAAGGCGAagtattagaaagaaagaagaaagaaagaaaaaaagaaagaaagaagaaagaaaaaaaatattttagaaataagtaagcAGGTACATAGACAGTATAGAggagtgaataaaataaaataccttataTCTAAAAAGGGACGATTACCGTTccatacgcagtattattcgcAAGGAACAAAGCTAAattcacaataataaaaaagatcgATCGAAATAAGACAATACACACAGACGTGCACTTAAGCGAGCGTAACCAGACGAGATCTATCTATTCAAAAGCAATCACATTAGACACGGTTGGATCGCTTATGCATTACAGTAACGAGGCTACAGATCACAAGTTGATTAGAGAGTGCACGGTAAGACGGTGTTCTTTGAAAGTTGTTATGGGACACACGGGTGGGAAGGCTGGCGAGCTTAATTGATgcgacaagttttttttttatattagaaagtagatagatagatagatagataaaatactttattgagcacaatggacacaaaatacagagataaggacagcatatacagaaaagcacaacaggcggccttattgctcatgcagcaatttcttccaggcaacctttgggtacaggaaaattttgtacaagtataataatagcgggttagtgcattctaacaaaataaataattaaaagaacaacctacataaaataagtacatttaactacatatttatattatacataaatacgtatataaaacGGTAAGCGGCGTgtaagcggtatataaagcgaaagttgatggtagggctggcagaggaagaccgagaaggacttatgatgaccaaattggagatgtccttagaaaaggttcaatacgatctactctgaaccggcgtgcgtgtatgaagcgattgatgaatgtggaggaagcaagagaagtgtgtcaggatcgaagcaaatggaattctatagtctctgcttaccccggtgggaaataggcgtgagtttatgtatgtatgtatgtacgtatataaaattattatatatatatgtgacAGTCTCGCCGACGGTGTATAGGCAGCCATTTAAGTTGAGAGCGGTAGTCAGAAACATGGTCAAACTAGGTTGGTAGGTAGGTTGATTTGTTTACGAAATCATGTTTAGGTCTTagatgtttatcacgtgcttcgtggtgaaggaaaatatcgtaagGAAGACTACATCAAAATCTCatctagcattattccgtttctcacagggttcacttacctaacctaaagatttgccAGATccgggttttttacagaagcgtctgcctatctgaccttccaacccgcgaagggaaaaccagcccaatacaggttagacctacctccgaaaatgcatttctcgggaatgtgggtttcttcacgatgatttccttcaccgctgagcacgtgataataatttgtgatccaaatatgaattcgaaaacaaattcgtcaatcgttggtttaggcctgcgctggattcgaacctgcgacctcaaaatgagcaagcgttctacgggacaatgctaggtagatgatgatgacatgtgcgggataatttatttacttattcagCACCGGAAGGCCTGTCATGTGTTTTCTTTAGTGGACTAGAAATAACAAAATCTGATTACTTCGGCTTAACTTAGTGAATGCTTTTAttctgttctgggagcaaataaaaaacatagaacacgttcagctgcttgtcttcccgggcatgtcttaaaaaccgacagagggattgtgtcctctaacatgatggactaatgttatgggtgataggctgattccttatgaccataaggtttattatatccagcttaggacatcgtatcaacagtggctgcaagttgtctttgattacttgtggctctgcccaccccattagggattacgggcgtgagtgttttttttaacttaagtgAATGTCATGATCTccgtagcgttatcccgttttcacattCCATTTAGTGAATGCGTCTGAATTTATTGTtgagttatatatttatttattcttgaacCTACTGAATCTATTGTGCTACCTAATATTGTACGTCAGTAAAGGGCAAATTGTTGATGCCTATTAAAAATGTAACGGCTATTGTATGCAGTTAAGTCAATAAAagattatcttatcttatgtgcttagacttcgtttccattttttgtttaatgtgttccctgattaccttaccggttccaactgaaaatcagcgccatATTCTAGGCTATTTCAATATGCTGAGGTGGAGCCGTTTcgacatacattcataattgtattattttcttttaatatgtgaaaacattaacataacataaacagcccatatacgtcccactgctgggcacaggcacaggctaatagccgggaccaacggcaacggcttaacgtgccctccgaagcacagaataaTCTTACCTTTTctgacaattaggtgattcaatcctgaaaagtcctaaccaaacaaaggacagtctcacaaagtgatttcgacaatgtccccatcgggaatcgaacccggacctccagatcgtgagcctaacgctctaaccactagaccacggaggctgttaaacaaaacattacaaAAAGAACAAAACATTAGTATGTccgttaatattttttctttctttatttatttatgttacaaaGAAAGCTAAAATTACTTTCCTTACAGCTCTCCTAAACCGTATGTCCGACGAGAGTGCTAAGTCCTTTAATGCCTTTGTGAATCTTAGATGCTGCAAGACCATTTAGATTTCCAGGAACACAGGGCCAAAGATTTGCTGAAAATAACACATCAGCAGATTTAAACGAGAAAGGTTTTTACACAGGAATATGCATCCTGGTAGATTGTagctttattttttactagcttttgcccgcgacttcgtccgcgtggcgtgttatataagagagagatctttgtgtgtgtgggagtgcatatcaaatttcaagcatctaacttatgcagtttagattttttcatacaatttttttcccaataactcccatttttcaaaatacagccaaaaatgaactttatatttactaaggtatgcatgcatgctagattgaatcaattgattgaattgatttttttttaattgattgttcattgagttttaattttaatacacacttcctctcttcccttcaacgttgctgtgccctacagggtccatgttttagttcctatgcctatgtaacaccccattgtactacatggaatgcaatacataatttaattgaattgaattgaaaacatctatcttacgcggtttcgtttttttcatacaaatgtttttttcccgctaactcccgtttccgtgggaattttgcaatatcctgttgcaactaagctttaaattaactaaggtacctgcatgccaaatttcaagcgtctaacttaagcggtttagatttttcatacaaaaggattttcccgctaatttccgttcccgtaggaattccgggaattcctttcttagtgcacctctacggtacctaagctacctagccttccaaatttcaaatgcctacatttagccgttcaggctatgcgttgattcagtcactgagtcagtaagtttctccttttatttggatttgattttttcatacaaatgttttttcccgctaactaccgttcccgtgggaattttgtaatatcctgttgcaactaagctttaagtttactaaagtacctgcatgccaaatttcaaacgtctaacttgagtggtttagatttttcatacaaaaggattttcccgctaattcccgttcccgtgggaatttcgggaattcctttcttagtacacctctacggtatctaaggtacctgcgtgccaaatttcaaacatctaacttgaatggtttagatttttcatacaaaaggattttcccgttaattcccgttcccgtgagaatttcgggaattcctttcttagtgcacctccacggtacctaaggtacctgcatgacaaatttcaaacgtctaacttaagtggtttagatttttcatacaaaaggtttttccgctaattcccgttctcgtgagaattttgggaattcctttcttagtgcacctctacggtatctaaggtatctgcatgccaaatttcaaacgtctaacttgagtggtttagatttttcatacaaaaggattttcccgctaattcccgttcccgtga from Pectinophora gossypiella chromosome 18, ilPecGoss1.1, whole genome shotgun sequence includes the following:
- the LOC126374877 gene encoding uncharacterized protein LOC126374877, which gives rise to MNSAIGNLPCYEVGSDWRVFKERLKIWLDVNTVKQESKEFSKSEWHRAVLLSALNETAYKLVRELIAPKTVTELSYDEIITAIDKHLLPKKSLFAERHHFHSATQRVGEEYAHWAARVRRLSTDCEFGSVVDEMLRDRFILGMQPGAERNKLFLEEPKALTLNKALDIAVSVHSARQAARQSESAPAASAVGTAQAQLALADVYRVAASSSNGVQCEVCGYKNHSAEKCRFKGYKCKNCGLKGHLKRMCKSDKRVNMLQVQSSDGSNDDDVFAN